One part of the Luteibacter yeojuensis genome encodes these proteins:
- the serS gene encoding serine--tRNA ligase, giving the protein MLDPALLRGRLAETAERLRAARNFDLDVATIERLESERKALSTETQELQNLRNTRSKAIGQAKAKGEDVAPLMAEVAGIGDKLKANEHALAEVQAKLADIALGIPNLPDESVPIGKDETENVELLRWGHPRPFDFPVKDHVDLGARHGWLDAEAGSKLSGARFTVLRGQLAHLHRALAQFMLDLHTTQHGYLEHNVPLIVNADAMEGTSQLPKFEEDLFGTQVGDTKRYLIPTSEVALTNLVRESIVEADDLPMRMTAHSMCFRAEAGSYGRDTRGMIRQHQFEKVEMVQIATAETSFAQLEEMVGHAEAVLQALKLPYRKVQLCTGDMGFAAAKTYDLEVWLPSQNTYREISSCSNCTDFQARRMQARWRNPATGKPELVHTLNGSGLAVGRTLVAVMENFQQADGSIEVPEVLRPYMAGIEAIA; this is encoded by the coding sequence ATGCTGGATCCCGCCCTCCTGCGCGGCCGCCTCGCCGAAACGGCAGAGCGCCTCCGCGCCGCCCGGAACTTCGACCTCGACGTAGCCACGATCGAACGCCTCGAATCCGAGCGCAAGGCGCTTTCCACCGAGACGCAGGAGCTCCAGAACCTGCGCAACACCCGCTCCAAGGCCATCGGCCAGGCCAAGGCCAAGGGCGAGGATGTCGCCCCTCTGATGGCCGAAGTCGCCGGCATCGGCGACAAGCTCAAGGCCAACGAACACGCCCTGGCCGAGGTGCAGGCCAAGCTGGCCGACATCGCCCTCGGCATCCCGAACCTCCCGGACGAATCCGTGCCCATCGGCAAGGACGAGACCGAGAACGTCGAACTGCTCCGCTGGGGCCACCCGCGCCCGTTCGACTTCCCGGTAAAAGACCACGTGGACCTCGGCGCCCGCCACGGCTGGCTCGACGCCGAAGCTGGCTCCAAGCTCTCCGGCGCTCGCTTCACCGTCCTCCGCGGCCAGCTCGCGCACCTGCACCGCGCGCTCGCGCAGTTCATGCTCGACCTGCACACGACCCAGCACGGCTACCTCGAGCACAACGTGCCGCTGATCGTGAACGCCGACGCGATGGAAGGCACCAGCCAGCTACCCAAGTTCGAGGAAGACCTCTTCGGCACCCAGGTGGGCGACACCAAGCGCTACCTCATTCCCACGTCCGAAGTGGCCCTGACCAACCTCGTGCGCGAGAGCATCGTCGAAGCCGACGACCTGCCCATGCGCATGACCGCCCATTCCATGTGCTTCCGCGCCGAAGCCGGCAGCTACGGCCGCGACACCCGCGGCATGATTCGGCAGCACCAGTTCGAGAAGGTGGAAATGGTGCAGATCGCCACCGCCGAAACCAGCTTCGCGCAATTGGAGGAGATGGTCGGTCACGCCGAGGCCGTGCTCCAGGCCCTGAAGCTGCCGTACCGCAAGGTGCAGCTGTGCACGGGCGACATGGGCTTCGCGGCCGCCAAAACCTACGACCTCGAAGTGTGGCTGCCCAGCCAGAACACCTACCGCGAGATCAGCAGCTGCTCCAACTGCACGGACTTCCAGGCGCGGCGGATGCAAGCGCGCTGGCGTAACCCGGCGACGGGCAAGCCGGAGCTGGTGCATACGCTCAATGGCTCGGGGTTGGCCGTGGGGCGGACCCTGGTCGCGGTGATGGAGAATTTCCAGCAGGCGGATGGGTCGATCGAGGTGCCTGAGGTGCTGCGGCCGTATATGGCGGGGATCGAGGCTATCGCCTGA
- a CDS encoding DEAD/DEAH box helicase: MTREENPTNQRTMPAVSIMTARTGASAKINELGMRPMQELAYAQRGEQFLLIKSPPASGKSRALMFIALDKIHNQGLKQAIIVVPERSIGGSFADERLTEHGFGADWVVRPQWNLCNAPGEDNGRVAKSKIKAVGEFLASVDQVLVCTHATFRFAVEEFGVEAFDGRLIAVDEFHHVSSNPENKLGSQLGQLIARGKCHIVAMTGSYFRGDAVAVLAPEDEARFVTVSYTYYDQLNGYQWLKSLDIGYFFYTGPYIDAITRVLDPAFKTIVHIPNVNARESLGDKQREVEDIMSSLGEWKGVDHATGFHLVQLPAAEGGRVLRVADLVDDRDPAQRSKVLAALKDPAHKNDRDHVDIIVALGMAKEGFDWIWCEHALTIGYRSSLTEIVQIIGRATRDAPGKERSRFSNLIAEPAADDAVVADAVNDTLKAIAASLLMEQVLAPRFEFTPKDAGPKEGFDYGDGGYVEGRSNVGVNAKTGAVHVEINGLATPKSEEAARICREDLTELITSFIQDKPSVERGLFDQEGTLAEELTQVRLGKIVRDRFPKLDENDQEAIRQHAIAVLNLTQQAKQQLADADARGEQGSTSLIDGVRKFVNVRDLDIDLIDRINPFGAAYEILAKAMDEKTLRQVQASIAAKRLAIPVDEARELAKRALIFKKERGRNPDINAQDPWEKRMAEGVAALMRYTQQQKAAQARRDANV; the protein is encoded by the coding sequence ATGACCAGGGAAGAGAATCCAACCAATCAACGCACGATGCCAGCCGTCTCTATCATGACGGCCCGAACGGGTGCATCGGCCAAGATCAATGAGTTGGGCATGCGCCCAATGCAGGAGCTTGCCTACGCCCAGAGGGGCGAGCAGTTTCTCTTGATCAAATCACCACCAGCTTCGGGTAAATCCAGGGCGTTGATGTTCATCGCTCTGGACAAGATTCATAACCAGGGTCTGAAGCAGGCCATCATCGTGGTTCCCGAGCGCTCCATCGGAGGAAGCTTCGCTGATGAGCGTCTGACCGAACACGGATTCGGAGCGGATTGGGTGGTCCGACCGCAGTGGAACCTGTGTAACGCTCCTGGGGAAGATAACGGGAGGGTCGCAAAGTCCAAGATCAAAGCCGTGGGTGAGTTCCTGGCAAGTGTGGATCAGGTGCTGGTGTGCACACATGCTACGTTCCGCTTTGCTGTCGAAGAATTTGGAGTAGAGGCCTTCGATGGCCGGCTGATCGCTGTTGACGAATTTCACCACGTTAGCAGCAATCCAGAAAACAAACTCGGCAGCCAGTTGGGCCAGCTGATCGCGCGAGGGAAATGCCACATCGTAGCGATGACCGGGTCCTATTTCCGAGGCGACGCCGTGGCGGTTCTGGCTCCGGAGGATGAGGCAAGGTTCGTCACGGTCTCCTACACCTACTACGACCAGCTCAATGGATATCAATGGCTGAAGTCTTTGGATATAGGCTACTTCTTCTACACCGGCCCCTATATCGACGCGATCACACGCGTCCTCGATCCAGCATTCAAGACGATCGTCCATATCCCGAACGTCAACGCACGGGAGAGCCTGGGCGACAAACAGCGTGAGGTAGAGGACATCATGTCTAGCTTGGGCGAATGGAAGGGGGTGGACCACGCCACGGGCTTCCACCTCGTCCAGTTACCGGCAGCTGAAGGCGGGCGGGTTTTGCGGGTCGCCGATTTGGTCGACGATCGTGACCCGGCCCAGCGGTCTAAGGTCCTCGCCGCACTGAAGGATCCAGCCCATAAGAACGACCGTGACCATGTGGATATCATCGTCGCCCTAGGGATGGCGAAAGAAGGTTTCGACTGGATCTGGTGCGAGCATGCGTTAACGATCGGCTACCGAAGCAGCTTGACCGAGATCGTGCAAATCATTGGTCGGGCGACCCGTGACGCGCCAGGTAAGGAGCGCTCACGTTTCAGCAACCTCATCGCAGAACCGGCTGCCGATGACGCTGTGGTCGCCGACGCTGTCAACGACACGTTGAAGGCCATCGCAGCCAGCCTCCTTATGGAACAGGTGCTGGCACCGCGTTTTGAGTTCACGCCGAAAGATGCTGGCCCTAAGGAGGGCTTCGATTATGGCGATGGCGGTTATGTTGAAGGCCGGTCCAATGTAGGCGTGAACGCGAAGACCGGCGCCGTTCACGTGGAAATCAATGGACTGGCCACGCCGAAGTCGGAGGAGGCGGCCCGTATTTGCCGCGAGGATCTGACTGAGCTGATCACGTCCTTCATTCAGGACAAGCCATCGGTTGAGCGAGGGCTGTTTGATCAGGAAGGGACCCTTGCTGAAGAACTCACCCAGGTGAGGCTCGGCAAGATCGTGCGGGACAGGTTTCCTAAGCTAGATGAGAACGACCAGGAAGCGATCCGCCAGCACGCCATCGCCGTCCTGAATCTCACTCAGCAAGCCAAGCAGCAACTGGCTGACGCGGACGCGCGCGGGGAGCAGGGCAGCACGTCGTTGATCGATGGGGTGCGGAAGTTCGTCAACGTGCGGGACCTGGACATCGACCTGATCGATCGTATCAATCCATTTGGTGCGGCCTACGAGATCTTGGCAAAGGCTATGGACGAGAAGACTCTCCGTCAGGTCCAGGCGAGCATCGCCGCCAAACGATTAGCGATCCCGGTTGACGAGGCGCGGGAACTGGCGAAGCGGGCGCTGATCTTCAAGAAGGAGCGCGGTCGTAATCCGGACATCAATGCTCAAGATCCTTGGGAAAAACGGATGGCCGAGGGCGTGGCTGCGCTCATGCGTTACACGCAGCAGCAGAAGGCCGCGCAGGCACGTAGGGACGCGAATGTCTGA
- a CDS encoding replication-associated recombination protein A, translated as MSFQSPGLFAEPEALKPLAERMRPRALDEIVGQQRVVGEGKPLRRALEAGRVHSMILWGPPGCGKTTLALLVARYADADFRAISAVMSGLPDVRKALAEAEGNFAQGRRTVLFVDEVHRFNKAQQDAFLPYIERGVIIFVGATTENPSFELNSALLSRCRVHVLDAVGPDDIVAALHRALADKERGLGELGLVVDEASLKLIASAADGDVRRALTLLEIAAELAEGGRIDDATLEQVLADRTRRFDKSGEQFYDQISALHKSVRSSDPDAAVYWLTRMLDGGCDPLYLARRMTRMAVEDVGLAEPRAWRMALDAWDTYERLGSPEGELGLAQLAIWLAISPKSNAAYMAYNKARATVKQMGSLDVPMHLRNAPTKLMKGLGYGTGYQYDHDVEGGVALDQQCLPDELAGTTFYEPVDRGLEMKLREKLVALRAARAAARGEKN; from the coding sequence ATGTCCTTCCAGTCTCCCGGCCTGTTCGCCGAACCCGAAGCCCTGAAGCCACTGGCCGAGCGCATGCGGCCGCGCGCGCTCGACGAGATCGTGGGGCAGCAGCGCGTGGTGGGCGAGGGCAAGCCGTTGCGCCGCGCGCTGGAAGCCGGCCGGGTGCATTCGATGATCCTGTGGGGGCCGCCGGGATGCGGCAAGACCACGCTGGCCCTCCTCGTGGCGCGCTACGCCGATGCCGATTTCAGGGCCATTTCCGCCGTGATGAGCGGGCTGCCCGACGTGCGCAAGGCGCTCGCCGAGGCCGAGGGCAATTTCGCGCAAGGCCGCCGCACCGTTCTCTTCGTGGACGAGGTGCACCGCTTCAACAAGGCGCAGCAGGATGCGTTCCTGCCTTATATCGAACGCGGCGTGATCATCTTCGTGGGTGCCACCACGGAAAACCCGTCGTTCGAACTCAACTCCGCACTGCTTTCGCGCTGCCGCGTGCATGTGCTCGATGCGGTCGGCCCCGACGACATCGTGGCCGCGCTGCACCGCGCGCTGGCCGACAAGGAACGCGGCCTTGGCGAGTTGGGCCTCGTCGTGGACGAAGCCTCGCTGAAGCTGATCGCGAGCGCCGCCGACGGCGATGTCCGCCGCGCGCTCACGCTGCTGGAAATCGCGGCCGAACTCGCCGAGGGCGGACGCATCGACGATGCCACCCTGGAACAGGTGCTGGCCGACCGCACGCGCCGCTTCGACAAGAGCGGCGAGCAGTTCTACGACCAGATCTCGGCACTGCACAAGTCCGTGCGTTCGTCCGATCCCGATGCCGCCGTGTACTGGCTCACCCGCATGCTCGACGGCGGCTGCGATCCGCTCTACCTCGCCCGGCGCATGACGCGCATGGCCGTGGAAGACGTGGGCCTGGCCGAGCCGCGCGCGTGGCGCATGGCCCTGGATGCCTGGGACACCTACGAACGCCTGGGCAGCCCCGAGGGCGAACTGGGCCTCGCCCAGCTGGCGATCTGGCTGGCCATTTCGCCGAAGAGCAACGCCGCCTACATGGCCTATAACAAGGCCCGCGCCACGGTGAAGCAGATGGGCAGCCTGGACGTGCCCATGCACCTGCGCAATGCGCCCACCAAACTCATGAAGGGCCTCGGTTACGGCACCGGCTACCAGTACGACCACGACGTGGAAGGCGGTGTCGCGCTGGACCAGCAATGCCTGCCCGACGAACTCGCCGGCACGACGTTCTACGAGCCGGTGGATCGCGGCCTTGAAATGAAGCTGCGCGAGAAACTCGTCGCACTGCGCGCCGCCCGTGCCGCCGCACGTGGCGAAAAGAACTGA
- a CDS encoding GIY-YIG nuclease family protein, whose amino-acid sequence MSEMNDEDLLAQLGLEVFAEKAGGRTAVEERVIAGFEDILHFVETQGRIPVHGEGRDIFERLYAVRLDRLRAMESVHALLAPLDRFGLLATSADGPTEASEVSLDDEDLLAALGEAGEDDITQLRHVRSYDDRMAAEEMANRTRCDDFDRFKPLFERAEWELKSGDRKTLRFGRDGSVVVGDFFILAGQIAYVAEVGEVVRTPNGEANPRLRVIFSNGTESNLLQRSLQRALYKDDTGRRIISVEAGPLFGDVMEPDDIEHGTIYVLRSDSTVPFVAEHRELIHKIGITGGRIEARVANAENDPTYLMAKVEVVATYRLSNLNRTKLEKLFHRLFSVVQLEVEIPDRFGKAVRPREWFVVPLSAIDEAVTGIRDGSIADMVYDPREARLRPARG is encoded by the coding sequence ATGTCTGAAATGAATGACGAGGACCTGCTCGCTCAGCTAGGCCTTGAGGTCTTTGCTGAGAAGGCTGGTGGTCGGACCGCAGTCGAAGAGCGCGTGATCGCCGGATTCGAAGATATCCTGCATTTCGTCGAAACCCAAGGCCGCATCCCGGTTCACGGAGAAGGTCGCGATATCTTCGAGCGGCTCTATGCCGTTCGCCTTGATCGCTTGAGAGCCATGGAGTCGGTCCACGCCCTCCTGGCGCCACTTGACCGCTTCGGACTCTTGGCTACGTCGGCCGATGGCCCGACGGAGGCCTCTGAAGTTTCGTTGGACGATGAAGATCTGCTGGCTGCACTGGGCGAGGCAGGTGAGGACGACATTACCCAACTGCGGCACGTGCGCTCCTATGACGACCGCATGGCCGCGGAAGAAATGGCGAACCGGACGCGCTGCGATGACTTTGACAGGTTCAAGCCGCTCTTCGAGCGCGCTGAGTGGGAGTTGAAATCGGGTGATCGGAAAACGCTTCGGTTCGGACGAGATGGCAGCGTGGTCGTAGGGGATTTTTTCATCCTTGCAGGCCAGATTGCCTACGTCGCGGAGGTGGGCGAGGTGGTCCGCACGCCTAATGGCGAGGCAAACCCGCGGCTCCGGGTGATTTTCTCGAATGGCACCGAAAGCAACCTGCTCCAGCGCTCACTTCAACGGGCTCTGTATAAGGACGACACCGGCCGGCGAATCATCTCAGTGGAAGCCGGCCCACTGTTCGGGGACGTCATGGAACCCGATGACATCGAGCATGGGACGATCTACGTGCTCCGAAGTGATTCCACTGTGCCGTTCGTGGCCGAGCATCGAGAGCTGATCCACAAGATAGGGATCACCGGAGGCCGCATCGAGGCACGCGTGGCGAATGCTGAAAACGATCCGACCTACCTCATGGCAAAGGTCGAGGTCGTTGCCACCTACCGGTTGTCGAACCTCAATCGGACGAAGCTCGAAAAGTTGTTCCATCGTCTCTTCTCGGTCGTCCAATTGGAGGTCGAAATACCGGACCGATTCGGCAAGGCTGTTCGTCCCAGGGAATGGTTCGTGGTGCCGCTCTCCGCTATCGACGAAGCCGTTACCGGCATCAGGGATGGCTCGATCGCCGACATGGTCTACGACCCGAGGGAAGCCCGACTGCGGCCGGCAAGGGGTTAA
- a CDS encoding DUF3999 family protein, producing the protein MRRDWRRCLLIIGLVAGSARAETPPPFAVAYPLTLPSAAKAYVVELPQDAYAWARRDAGLGDVVVVDAKDRQVAAGLYAPAPPTAHPVTLDAPLLPVPQSASGVAGARIQRSTNGDIVIEPGAAAPAGAPTDWLFDARQPVAPERLEFAPSTRDVDLRVDVDASTNLQDWTPLVRGATVVTLGQGDGGVDARVVKLSGNAARYYRVHVERGEAPWADGEGSKVTLSGTVEDAAAKDEAARRWLDVASTGTVQSGQGVDYDYRLPAALPVTALRVRLGKGDTVARFDAIAVEGSMSGEQLGTLVVTPPRDSADAHPLDVAAGRREMLRLHSATPLREPPHLLVGWQPDRIVFLPEGDAPYRLLVGSHSARRPAWPIADAIAALRKDAGPTWRPAQATPGKVQELAGRKALDPAEAPFDWTRPLLWVVLLLGAAVVAAMAASLLRKPKA; encoded by the coding sequence ATGCGTCGTGACTGGCGTCGCTGTCTGCTGATCATTGGGCTGGTCGCAGGATCCGCCCGTGCGGAAACGCCGCCGCCGTTCGCGGTGGCGTATCCCCTGACACTCCCATCCGCTGCCAAGGCGTATGTCGTGGAACTGCCGCAGGACGCCTATGCGTGGGCCAGGCGCGACGCCGGGCTGGGCGACGTGGTGGTCGTCGACGCGAAGGATCGCCAGGTGGCGGCTGGGCTCTATGCGCCCGCACCTCCCACTGCGCATCCGGTAACGCTCGATGCACCGTTGCTGCCCGTGCCGCAGAGTGCCAGCGGCGTGGCCGGTGCGCGCATCCAGCGCAGCACCAACGGCGACATCGTCATCGAACCCGGTGCCGCCGCGCCCGCCGGCGCGCCGACCGACTGGCTGTTCGACGCGCGCCAGCCGGTGGCGCCCGAGCGGCTGGAATTCGCGCCGTCGACCCGCGACGTGGACCTTCGCGTCGACGTGGACGCGAGCACCAACCTCCAGGACTGGACGCCGCTGGTCAGGGGCGCCACGGTCGTCACGCTCGGACAGGGCGACGGCGGGGTGGACGCGCGCGTCGTGAAGCTCAGCGGCAACGCGGCGCGCTACTACCGCGTGCACGTCGAGCGCGGCGAGGCCCCCTGGGCCGACGGCGAAGGATCGAAGGTCACGCTTTCCGGCACCGTGGAGGACGCCGCGGCGAAAGACGAAGCGGCTCGTCGCTGGCTGGATGTCGCGTCCACGGGGACGGTACAGAGCGGGCAGGGCGTCGACTACGACTATCGCCTGCCGGCCGCGCTGCCGGTCACGGCATTGCGCGTCAGACTGGGCAAGGGCGATACCGTCGCCCGCTTCGACGCCATCGCCGTCGAGGGCAGCATGAGTGGCGAGCAGCTCGGCACGCTGGTGGTGACGCCGCCACGGGACAGCGCCGACGCGCATCCCCTCGACGTCGCGGCCGGCCGGCGCGAGATGCTCCGCCTGCACTCGGCGACACCGCTGCGCGAACCGCCGCACCTCCTGGTCGGCTGGCAGCCGGACCGCATCGTCTTCCTTCCGGAAGGCGACGCGCCGTACCGCCTGCTGGTCGGCAGCCATTCCGCGCGGCGTCCGGCATGGCCCATCGCCGACGCCATCGCCGCCCTGCGGAAGGACGCCGGCCCCACATGGCGCCCCGCGCAGGCAACTCCCGGAAAGGTGCAGGAACTCGCCGGCCGCAAGGCCCTCGATCCCGCCGAAGCCCCTTTCGACTGGACCCGGCCATTGCTCTGGGTCGTGCTCCTTCTTGGCGCCGCCGTCGTCGCCGCCATGGCCGCGAGCCTCCTCCGCAAACCAAAGGCCTGA
- a CDS encoding class I SAM-dependent DNA methyltransferase, which produces MNAVEIEEALSALAADDFDGPEFPYAFLAAFGAKDTTLKRLRKGETNASDIPGGLLWRNNIHLVVCDLGTVADSIQALRASLTTTHGKAKFILATDGEWFEAEDLVSGEHLSCAFKKFADHFGFFLPLAGISTVKELKDNPVDIRATGRLNKLYLELLSNNPEWASAARRRDMDHFMARLIFCFFAEDTDIFDGSGVFTRTVEQMTESDGSNVHQVLQSIFAVMNQARSDRDRTRPPVWASQFPYVNGGLFSGSVEVPRFTRAARSFLIRAGELDWREINPDIFGSMIQAVADAEERGSLGMHYTSVPNILMVLNPLFLDDIKSQLALAGDNKVKLLNLRKRISRIRVFDPACGSGNFLVIAYKEMRAVEAQINSIRSESERRSEIPLTNFRGIEIRDFPAEIARLALIIAKFQCDVLHRGQMEALADALPLDSENWIFRGNALEEDWVALCPPAAGTGPDTSKECLETTLEVEFANSGGENYVCGNPPYKGSQDQNAEQKRDLERAFAGRIKSTKSADYVAGWFIRARDYILRTGAKAAFVTTNSINQGRQVSLYWPTFLGNELEILFARPSFKWSNLASKKAAVTVSIIGFGPRTSGPKFVFSGEMARESLAIGPYLVPDQIAVVSPSSRPISALSDMSNGSMPNDGGGLLLSPSEAAELVERDQRSSRFVKRFLGSHDTIHGQFRYCLWIPPSDVDFAMRIPMIRQRVESVRRIRSESSRDTTNKLAEIPYQFGEIRHKGERSMIVPRHSSEDRPYLPFDLVTDDVVVGDSAIFLSNFNLHEVGIFASRLHLVWIAAVCGKIKTDYRYSNTLGWNTFPVPILTEQNRIDLAHAAEGIMLAREANFPATIAHMYDPDDMPDDLRRAHERNDEVLERIYIGRRFRNDTERLEKLFDLYTKMIAAPVRPKKRSKE; this is translated from the coding sequence ATGAATGCAGTAGAGATCGAAGAGGCCCTCTCAGCCCTGGCGGCCGATGACTTCGATGGTCCCGAGTTCCCCTACGCGTTTCTGGCGGCCTTTGGCGCGAAGGATACGACGCTCAAGCGACTTCGGAAGGGCGAAACCAATGCCTCGGATATTCCCGGGGGGCTCCTGTGGCGAAATAACATCCACCTCGTGGTCTGTGACCTTGGAACGGTGGCGGATAGTATTCAGGCGCTGCGGGCCAGCCTTACCACCACGCACGGTAAAGCCAAATTTATCCTCGCAACCGACGGCGAGTGGTTCGAAGCCGAGGACTTAGTCAGCGGCGAGCACCTCTCGTGTGCGTTCAAGAAGTTTGCCGACCACTTCGGGTTCTTCCTGCCGCTGGCCGGCATCTCGACGGTTAAGGAACTGAAGGACAACCCGGTCGACATTCGGGCAACGGGTCGCCTCAACAAGCTTTATCTGGAGTTATTATCCAATAATCCTGAGTGGGCCAGTGCGGCAAGGCGCCGTGACATGGATCACTTCATGGCCCGCCTCATTTTTTGTTTCTTCGCCGAAGACACTGACATCTTTGACGGGTCCGGAGTATTCACCCGCACCGTCGAGCAAATGACCGAATCGGACGGTAGTAATGTCCACCAGGTTCTTCAGTCGATCTTTGCGGTTATGAATCAAGCGCGTTCTGACCGGGACCGCACGCGCCCACCTGTCTGGGCTAGTCAATTTCCTTACGTAAATGGCGGCCTATTTTCAGGTAGCGTGGAGGTGCCACGATTTACGCGTGCGGCACGTTCGTTCTTGATCCGAGCTGGCGAACTTGACTGGCGGGAGATTAATCCGGATATCTTTGGATCGATGATTCAAGCCGTTGCTGATGCTGAAGAGCGCGGCTCTTTGGGCATGCACTACACAAGCGTCCCAAACATCCTTATGGTGTTGAATCCGCTGTTCTTGGATGATATCAAGAGTCAACTGGCGTTAGCGGGCGACAACAAGGTTAAATTACTCAATCTTCGTAAGAGAATCTCGCGCATTCGAGTGTTCGATCCTGCTTGCGGAAGCGGCAATTTTCTTGTGATCGCTTACAAGGAGATGCGGGCGGTCGAAGCCCAGATCAATTCAATTCGGTCCGAATCAGAAAGGCGCTCTGAAATTCCTTTGACTAATTTTCGTGGGATCGAGATTCGAGATTTCCCCGCTGAAATCGCGAGACTTGCCCTCATTATTGCGAAATTTCAGTGCGATGTTCTTCATCGTGGGCAAATGGAGGCATTGGCCGACGCGCTGCCGCTTGACTCCGAAAACTGGATTTTTCGCGGGAATGCGCTTGAAGAGGATTGGGTAGCCTTGTGCCCGCCCGCTGCCGGCACCGGCCCGGACACAAGCAAGGAGTGCCTCGAAACGACCTTGGAAGTAGAGTTCGCGAATTCTGGTGGCGAAAACTATGTATGCGGGAATCCGCCCTACAAGGGTAGCCAAGATCAGAATGCTGAACAAAAAAGGGACTTAGAACGAGCATTCGCCGGTCGCATAAAATCGACGAAATCGGCCGACTACGTGGCGGGATGGTTCATTCGCGCCAGAGACTACATCTTGAGAACGGGCGCAAAGGCTGCTTTTGTCACGACCAACAGTATAAACCAAGGTCGGCAGGTCTCCCTGTATTGGCCGACGTTCCTCGGAAACGAGCTCGAGATTCTTTTCGCTCGCCCGTCGTTCAAGTGGTCAAACTTGGCGAGCAAAAAGGCAGCGGTAACCGTCTCAATTATTGGTTTCGGCCCCAGAACCTCAGGCCCGAAGTTTGTCTTTTCCGGCGAAATGGCGCGCGAATCGTTAGCGATTGGGCCCTACCTGGTTCCCGATCAGATTGCTGTAGTTTCTCCATCGTCACGTCCGATATCTGCTCTTTCTGACATGAGCAATGGATCGATGCCAAACGATGGAGGAGGGCTACTTCTATCGCCCTCAGAGGCGGCTGAGCTCGTCGAACGAGACCAAAGGTCTTCCCGGTTTGTGAAGAGGTTCTTGGGGTCGCACGATACGATACATGGCCAGTTCCGTTACTGCCTTTGGATCCCGCCATCGGACGTGGATTTTGCGATGAGGATTCCAATGATCCGTCAGCGCGTAGAGTCGGTCAGACGTATACGTTCGGAGAGCAGCCGAGATACGACTAACAAGTTGGCGGAAATTCCGTATCAGTTCGGAGAAATCAGGCACAAAGGCGAGCGCTCCATGATCGTTCCTCGTCATAGTTCTGAGGATAGGCCCTACCTTCCCTTCGATCTGGTCACGGATGACGTTGTCGTGGGCGATAGTGCTATATTTCTCTCGAACTTCAACCTCCACGAAGTAGGCATATTTGCTTCTAGACTTCATTTGGTTTGGATCGCTGCCGTGTGCGGGAAAATAAAAACCGACTATCGCTACTCGAACACGCTCGGGTGGAACACGTTTCCTGTGCCTATTCTGACGGAACAAAATAGGATCGATCTGGCGCACGCGGCTGAGGGGATCATGTTGGCGCGAGAGGCAAACTTCCCCGCCACAATCGCTCACATGTATGACCCTGATGATATGCCCGACGACCTTAGGCGAGCTCATGAGCGAAATGACGAAGTTCTTGAGCGTATCTACATTGGTCGTCGATTTCGAAACGACACTGAGCGCCTCGAAAAATTATTCGATCTCTACACAAAAATGATCGCTGCCCCGGTCAGGCCCAAGAAGCGGAGTAAAGAGTGA